One window from the genome of Candidatus Chlorohelix allophototropha encodes:
- a CDS encoding zf-HC2 domain-containing protein, whose amino-acid sequence MSQLTQTPHKIHRREAEQLISLYQDGEANPAQKQQVEEFILACSDCRNTLTDYRFLNARLGEYLGNVAVPPVTNLLKNLEKHRIPSKVAQPTRLGLAYGTGFRQVVAYSALLLVTLIGFFLLIYQTQKPSEQIIPTVTPIPTLIANTQPTSSPTAADISPVLDKPLIPFPSVAPLNVPVVPIPTSEIALINPKPSGPTATPAIALKATDTPMIAVTASPTETPAASAAPVSAPDKTVAAGWIAYIGKEDGEIYLTHSDGSTKMQLSLKSAESKVQWRQLVWSNNAKGLAAVGYQTNNHKYGIYQFRVDNPPIAQAAPDNYVGEGVAPIWSPGDSKMTFLAGPIRDSGNGVLDGQPAILDMKNRTTLILNNDYTGLTPQWFDDEKRVLVGQNRVVNLDGSEIGSFNIFDNLCAAASISPKGNKLVVLEYTGSGFRPVLYDLNQGITGMLKPTVTFKTIFTGNLGRGTDCGASRIAWTSDSSGFYFYMTEGGLPRTCWANPVSEQSQCLRNVINPGFSFDASAYADFNPQTGQIYTALFGDRPSNPRIIAESKVPPVWQPGL is encoded by the coding sequence ATGAGTCAGCTAACCCAGACTCCTCACAAGATACACCGCCGCGAAGCTGAGCAATTGATTTCGTTATACCAAGATGGCGAAGCAAACCCGGCACAAAAACAACAAGTTGAAGAATTTATACTAGCTTGTTCGGATTGTCGCAATACACTCACCGATTACCGCTTCTTAAACGCCCGCCTCGGTGAATATCTGGGTAATGTAGCCGTACCACCTGTCACAAATCTTTTAAAAAATCTGGAAAAGCACCGAATCCCTTCTAAAGTAGCACAACCTACGCGGCTAGGGTTAGCATACGGTACTGGGTTCAGGCAGGTAGTAGCATATTCGGCACTATTACTGGTTACCTTGATCGGCTTTTTCCTGTTAATTTACCAGACACAAAAACCATCCGAGCAAATTATACCAACTGTAACCCCTATTCCTACCCTTATAGCAAATACGCAACCGACCTCTTCACCCACCGCTGCGGATATTTCTCCGGTTTTAGATAAACCGCTTATACCTTTTCCATCCGTTGCACCGCTCAATGTTCCGGTTGTACCTATACCAACTAGCGAAATAGCTTTGATCAATCCAAAACCATCTGGGCCTACTGCTACCCCTGCCATTGCGCTTAAAGCAACCGATACACCGATGATAGCGGTAACTGCCAGCCCAACGGAAACTCCTGCTGCTAGTGCGGCTCCGGTAAGTGCGCCTGATAAAACAGTTGCGGCTGGCTGGATCGCTTACATCGGAAAAGAGGATGGGGAAATATACCTGACGCACAGCGATGGTTCTACTAAAATGCAATTGAGCCTGAAAAGCGCCGAAAGTAAAGTGCAGTGGCGACAGCTTGTGTGGTCTAACAACGCGAAAGGGCTTGCAGCAGTCGGTTACCAGACTAATAACCACAAATACGGCATTTACCAGTTCCGCGTTGACAATCCGCCTATAGCACAAGCAGCGCCGGATAATTATGTAGGTGAGGGAGTAGCACCCATATGGTCACCGGGCGATTCAAAAATGACCTTTCTAGCTGGTCCAATAAGAGACTCAGGAAACGGCGTACTCGATGGGCAACCGGCGATATTGGACATGAAAAACCGCACCACTTTGATTTTGAACAACGACTATACCGGTCTGACACCACAATGGTTTGACGATGAAAAGCGGGTGCTAGTAGGACAAAACCGAGTAGTAAACCTTGATGGCTCTGAAATTGGCTCGTTTAATATTTTCGATAATCTGTGTGCCGCTGCCAGTATCTCGCCCAAAGGCAATAAATTGGTGGTACTGGAATATACAGGTTCAGGATTTCGCCCAGTTTTGTACGATCTAAATCAAGGTATAACAGGGATGTTAAAACCGACTGTCACATTCAAAACAATTTTCACAGGAAACTTGGGTAGGGGAACTGATTGCGGCGCAAGCAGAATTGCTTGGACTTCCGATAGTTCTGGTTTCTACTTTTATATGACAGAAGGAGGCTTGCCTCGAACTTGCTGGGCTAATCCTGTTTCAGAGCAATCGCAGTGCCTTAGAAACGTTATTAATCCCGGCTTTTCCTTCGATGCTTCAGCCTATGCCGATTTTAACCCCCAAACCGGGCAGATTTATACTGCTCTGTTTGGAGATAGACCTTCTAACCCACGAATAATTGCTGAAAGCAAGGTTCCGCCCGTCTGGCAACCGGGTTTATAA
- a CDS encoding RNA polymerase sigma factor, giving the protein MRDTKIKLDFYYSSTILNRTNPDSCTAGEHKVGAMSDTEIFKGEVGNDWDPANFDGIINQFQPRIFRFIYSLVGEAELASDLTQDTFLSAYRHLIRRREINQNSGLPIQSPTDNMSAWLYAIARNIALSEIRRHKVVRFFSFRQKSDVNQPENDFDSLADTPALEPGGSLENRSVLTDELERAIKLVGRQKLTALLLHVDGFSYREICEITGDSLSSVKSQIFRAKESLRKALILQSTSNKLFGNEAEEQL; this is encoded by the coding sequence ATGCGCGATACAAAAATAAAGCTGGACTTTTACTACTCTTCTACAATTCTAAACCGAACCAACCCGGATAGTTGCACCGCAGGCGAACATAAGGTTGGCGCAATGTCGGATACTGAAATCTTTAAAGGTGAGGTTGGGAATGATTGGGATCCTGCTAACTTTGATGGGATTATTAATCAGTTTCAACCTCGAATATTTCGGTTTATTTACTCGCTTGTCGGTGAAGCCGAACTAGCCAGCGACCTAACTCAGGATACCTTCCTGAGTGCATATCGCCATCTGATACGCCGACGCGAGATAAACCAAAATAGTGGTTTGCCAATACAAAGTCCTACGGATAACATGTCTGCATGGCTATATGCTATTGCTCGCAATATTGCACTTAGCGAAATCAGACGGCATAAAGTTGTCCGGTTTTTTTCATTTCGGCAAAAGTCTGATGTAAATCAACCGGAAAACGATTTTGATAGCTTAGCAGATACACCTGCACTTGAGCCTGGCGGTAGTCTTGAGAATCGCTCAGTTCTAACCGACGAACTGGAAAGAGCCATCAAGTTGGTTGGGCGGCAAAAGCTGACCGCCTTATTGTTACATGTTGATGGCTTCAGTTACCGGGAAATTTGTGAAATTACCGGAGACTCCTTATCTAGTGTTAAATCACAAATCTTCCGTGCCAAAGAAAGCCTGCGTAAAGCCCTGATATTACAGAGTACATCCAATAAATTGTTCGGAAATGAAGCAGAGGAACAGCTATGA
- a CDS encoding zinc-ribbon domain containing protein, producing MEFEDISLICKDCGTNFLFTAGEQDFYQQKGLVNQPGRCHECRTNRRTAAALNSIQVPVPTQPEIAQEQPTESTTPAVITSTVKETTKINCAACGKDTTVPFRPRLSRPVYCYKCYNEMRANTTIPPSELAPAEKNQDEKHEESNKESEQVL from the coding sequence ATGGAATTTGAAGATATAAGCTTGATTTGTAAGGATTGTGGCACTAATTTTTTATTTACCGCAGGTGAACAAGATTTCTACCAACAAAAGGGTTTAGTAAACCAGCCCGGTCGTTGCCATGAATGTCGCACAAATAGAAGAACAGCAGCAGCGCTAAATAGTATCCAAGTTCCAGTACCAACACAACCGGAAATAGCTCAGGAGCAGCCGACAGAGTCTACTACACCAGCCGTAATTACCAGTACTGTAAAAGAAACTACCAAGATAAACTGCGCTGCCTGTGGTAAAGATACTACTGTTCCATTTCGTCCAAGGCTTTCTCGACCCGTTTACTGTTACAAATGTTATAACGAAATGCGGGCTAATACTACCATACCGCCGTCTGAATTAGCACCAGCAGAAAAAAATCAGGACGAAAAACACGAAGAATCAAATAAGGAGTCTGAACAGGTTCTTTAA